The stretch of DNA AATAGCTGTTATACTAGTTGTCATGGCAAGAGATTTAAATGATTTATTTTTAGAACGTAATGCTACTGCAAAAGTTGCACCAGCCTGCCCCATATTCGCTACAAACATAGATGGTAAAATAACATCATAGCCCTTGGTAGTAATATTGTTCATAACAATTGGCAAAAATGCGTAGTGCATACCAGTCATAATAATCAGTGAGAATGTACCGCCTAAAATTAATCCTGCAAATATCCAGCCATGTTCAAATAATAGCCCGACTCCTACAGACAGCCAGTTACCGATAATAGAACCGAGTGGTCCCAAAACAATTAACGTAACTGGAACAACAATTAATAGTGTAAGCATTGGTACAACGATAAGTTTAATCACACTAGGTGTAATGCGATCAATCCATTTTTCAACATAGGATGAAACCCATACAGCCAGCAAGATTGGAATAACCGATGAAGAATAAGTTACTGCGGTTACCGGCAATCCAAGGAAGCTTATTTTTTCACCTGCACTCAATAAGGTCGTTAATGTAGGATGTAACAATGCAGCACCTATCGCAGCAGCCACATACACATTGCTTCCAAATTTTCTTGCTGCACTAACTGCTAATAAAATTGGTAAGAAATAAAAGGCACCATCACCAATCGCAGTTAAAATAATGTTAACTTGACTTTCAGCTGTTAACCATCCTAATGTCACCGCAATGGCTAACAGCCCTTTAATCATACCCGCACCAGCAATAGCAGGAAGGATTGGCGTGAATGTTCCTGAAATTATATCAAAGATAGAATTAATGACGTTTTTCTTTTTCCCTGATTGTTGTTTGTTAGTGCCTTCTGTTTTAATCGAACTATTACCTAAAATCGCATTATATACTTTTGGCACATCGTTCCCAATAATAACCTGGAACTGGTCACCACTGACATTCGTTCCCATTACACCAGGAACTTTTTCTAATTTTTTGCGGTCTACTTTACTATTATCATGTAAGTTAAATCGT from Neobacillus sp. CF12 encodes:
- a CDS encoding beta-glucoside-specific PTS transporter subunit IIABC — protein: MDFNKTANGILEHIGGEKNVQNVIHCMTRLRFNLHDNSKVDRKKLEKVPGVMGTNVSGDQFQVIIGNDVPKVYNAILGNSSIKTEGTNKQQSGKKKNVINSIFDIISGTFTPILPAIAGAGMIKGLLAIAVTLGWLTAESQVNIILTAIGDGAFYFLPILLAVSAARKFGSNVYVAAAIGAALLHPTLTTLLSAGEKISFLGLPVTAVTYSSSVIPILLAVWVSSYVEKWIDRITPSVIKLIVVPMLTLLIVVPVTLIVLGPLGSIIGNWLSVGVGLLFEHGWIFAGLILGGTFSLIIMTGMHYAFLPIVMNNITTKGYDVILPSMFVANMGQAGATFAVALRSKNKSFKSLAMTTSITAIMGITEPAMYGVNMRLKKPFIGGLIGGAVGGAYYSAVGVKYFIIGGNAGLPGVTSFIGETFVLALIGLPIAFAAGAIAAYVMGFEDIESEEETETSTEENGQTEESKSDLVVAAEQVYSPIKGDVKALSEVNDSTFSSEIMGKGLAIQPQEGKVVSPVTGRVTTIFKTKHAIGITSDNGAEILIHVGLDTVKLNGKHFTAHVKDGDFVDVGKTLVTFDMEAIKAEGYDLITPVIITNTDRYQTIEPVKEGKVEEREAFLALLV